One window from the genome of Alkalihalobacillus sp. LMS6 encodes:
- the pheS gene encoding phenylalanine--tRNA ligase subunit alpha — MRDQLEALKQEALTKIEGAQSEKELQEVRVAYLGKKGPITEVLRGMGKLSAEERPVIGALANVVRDDIKTAIDAKMETMASAAMEEKLKSETIDVTLPGREGKQGTVHPLNSVVKEIEDIFLGMGFSIGEGPEIETDYYNFEALNLPKEHPARDMQDSFYITEEMLLRTQTSPVQARTMEAHEGKGPVKVIVPGKVFRRDDDDATHSHQFMQTEGLYVDKDVRMSDLKGVLELFAKQFFGQDREIRLRPSFFPFTEPSVEIDVSCGICKGQGCRVCKQSGWIEVLGAGMVHPRVLEMSGFDPNEYSGFAFGMGVERLAMLKYDIDDIRQFYTNDVRFLQQFQTK, encoded by the coding sequence ATGCGAGATCAATTAGAGGCTTTAAAACAAGAGGCGTTAACAAAAATTGAAGGCGCGCAATCAGAAAAAGAACTACAAGAAGTGCGCGTCGCATACTTAGGAAAAAAAGGACCGATCACAGAAGTATTACGTGGGATGGGCAAATTATCGGCAGAAGAACGTCCTGTTATAGGTGCGCTAGCAAATGTTGTCCGAGACGACATTAAAACAGCGATAGATGCGAAGATGGAAACAATGGCTTCTGCGGCAATGGAAGAAAAGCTGAAGTCAGAGACCATCGATGTCACGTTACCTGGAAGAGAAGGGAAACAAGGGACTGTGCATCCGCTTAACAGTGTTGTGAAGGAGATTGAAGACATTTTCCTTGGAATGGGTTTCTCAATTGGTGAAGGACCTGAAATTGAAACGGATTATTACAATTTTGAAGCGCTGAATTTACCAAAAGAACACCCTGCTCGTGATATGCAAGATTCTTTCTATATTACGGAAGAGATGCTGTTACGCACACAGACATCACCAGTACAAGCGAGAACAATGGAAGCTCATGAAGGAAAGGGCCCTGTCAAAGTAATCGTTCCCGGAAAAGTATTCCGTCGTGATGATGATGATGCCACTCACTCCCATCAATTTATGCAAACTGAAGGATTATATGTGGATAAAGATGTACGCATGAGTGATTTAAAAGGCGTGTTAGAGTTATTCGCCAAACAATTTTTCGGACAAGATCGCGAAATTCGTCTACGTCCAAGCTTCTTTCCATTTACAGAACCGTCTGTTGAGATTGACGTTTCATGCGGTATTTGCAAAGGGCAAGGATGTCGTGTATGTAAGCAGTCTGGATGGATTGAAGTATTGGGTGCTGGGATGGTTCATCCGCGTGTATTAGAAATGAGCGGCTTTGACCCAAACGAATATAGCGGTTTTGCATTTGGAATGGGCGTAGAACGACTAGCTATGCTTAAATACGATATTGATGACATTCGTCAGTTTTATACGAATGATGTGCGGTTTTTACAACAGTTTCAAACAAAGTGA
- a CDS encoding RNA methyltransferase, whose amino-acid sequence MKTIESTKNERVKAWKKLHTKKGREQSGLFLIEGEHLVEEAIAATFDLDAIITTREEWRTSFAGDVFYVTPGVMKELSQTETAQGVMAVCRKKKWKEPYSLTGTYVFLDRLQDPGNVGTIVRTALAMNVTAVVCGHGTVDLYNDKVIRSTQGALFHLPVYRGDLHQWVDACKDVNTPVIGTALTNAKPLNKNVTYESFALLVGNEGEGVQPSLLEKTTENVYIPIHERAESLNVGIATGILLFSLQR is encoded by the coding sequence TTGAAAACGATTGAATCAACAAAAAATGAACGAGTAAAAGCTTGGAAGAAGCTTCATACAAAAAAGGGACGAGAACAAAGCGGATTATTTTTAATTGAAGGAGAGCATCTTGTAGAAGAGGCGATCGCGGCAACTTTTGACTTGGATGCGATTATCACGACTCGAGAGGAATGGCGTACGTCTTTTGCTGGCGATGTATTCTATGTCACTCCTGGGGTGATGAAGGAATTATCGCAAACAGAAACTGCACAAGGCGTAATGGCGGTTTGCAGAAAAAAGAAATGGAAAGAGCCTTATTCTTTAACAGGAACGTATGTATTTCTAGATCGTCTTCAAGATCCTGGGAATGTTGGTACTATCGTTAGAACGGCTTTGGCGATGAATGTAACAGCGGTTGTATGTGGACATGGTACCGTTGATTTATATAATGACAAGGTCATTCGTTCTACTCAAGGAGCGCTGTTTCATCTGCCTGTTTATCGTGGCGATTTACACCAGTGGGTAGATGCTTGTAAAGACGTGAATACACCAGTTATTGGGACAGCTCTGACAAATGCTAAGCCATTAAATAAAAATGTCACGTACGAATCGTTTGCTTTGCTTGTTGGAAATGAAGGTGAAGGGGTTCAACCTTCTTTGCTTGAAAAAACCACAGAGAATGTGTATATCCCGATACATGAACGGGCAGAATCGCTAAACGTTGGCATTGCAACTGGGATCTTATTGTTTTCTTTACAAAGGTAA
- the sspI gene encoding small acid-soluble spore protein SspI, protein MGFNLRGAIMSNIQGSSQEDVEATILDAIQSGEEKMLPGLGVLFEVYWQQADESSKDQLCSEISKGLN, encoded by the coding sequence ATGGGATTTAATTTACGTGGTGCAATTATGTCTAATATCCAAGGTTCAAGTCAAGAAGATGTTGAAGCAACGATTTTAGACGCCATTCAAAGCGGCGAAGAAAAAATGCTTCCTGGCCTTGGAGTTCTCTTTGAAGTTTATTGGCAACAAGCCGATGAATCGAGTAAAGATCAGCTCTGTTCTGAAATCAGTAAAGGGTTGAACTAA
- a CDS encoding M42 family metallopeptidase, producing MLKVDQTLQMLKALTDANGISGFEKEARDVMTSYITPYADTIETDHLGSLIAKKVGNENGPKIMIAGHLDEIGFMVTSIDDKGFIRFQTIGGWWGQVMLAQRVTIMTKKGNVTGVIGSKPPHVLTPEARKKPVEIKDMFIDVGASSKEEAAEFGVTPGDAIVPVCEFTVMNNEKMLMAKAWDNRIGCAIAIDVLRQLQDEQHPNIVYGVGTVQEEVGLRGAKTSAHAIQPDIGFGVDVGIGADTPGTKGEGTLGKGPQIILFDASMIPHKELRDLVVNTADENNIPYQYDSLAGGGTDSGSIHLTANGVPALSITVATRYIHTHAGILHRDDYENTVKLLVEVIKKLDADTVKQLTFG from the coding sequence GTGCTAAAAGTGGATCAAACGTTACAGATGTTAAAAGCTTTAACGGATGCGAATGGAATTTCTGGTTTTGAAAAAGAAGCAAGAGATGTGATGACATCATACATAACGCCTTACGCAGACACAATTGAAACCGATCATCTTGGAAGCTTAATTGCGAAGAAAGTAGGAAATGAGAATGGCCCTAAAATTATGATTGCCGGTCATTTAGATGAAATTGGCTTTATGGTAACGTCGATTGATGATAAAGGGTTTATACGTTTTCAAACAATTGGTGGTTGGTGGGGGCAAGTGATGCTTGCGCAACGAGTAACCATTATGACGAAAAAAGGAAATGTAACAGGGGTTATTGGGTCAAAACCACCGCATGTTTTAACGCCAGAAGCGAGAAAAAAACCTGTTGAGATTAAAGATATGTTTATTGATGTAGGGGCAAGTTCAAAAGAAGAAGCAGCGGAATTCGGCGTAACACCAGGTGATGCGATTGTTCCTGTTTGTGAGTTTACTGTTATGAATAATGAAAAGATGCTGATGGCTAAAGCATGGGATAACCGAATTGGCTGTGCCATCGCTATTGATGTGCTGAGACAACTACAAGATGAACAACATCCAAATATTGTTTATGGAGTTGGTACGGTTCAAGAAGAGGTTGGATTAAGGGGAGCAAAGACAAGTGCCCATGCCATACAACCAGATATCGGCTTCGGCGTAGATGTTGGAATTGGCGCTGATACACCAGGTACAAAAGGAGAAGGGACGCTTGGTAAAGGTCCGCAAATTATTCTGTTTGATGCATCTATGATCCCTCATAAAGAGCTTCGTGATCTCGTGGTCAATACCGCAGACGAAAACAATATCCCGTATCAGTACGATTCACTAGCTGGTGGCGGAACGGATTCTGGCTCTATTCATTTGACGGCAAACGGTGTACCTGCATTATCCATTACCGTAGCAACGCGTTACATTCATACGCATGCAGGTATTCTTCATCGAGACGATTATGAAAATACGGTGAAATTACTCGTTGAAGTCATTAAAAAATTAGACGCAGACACGGTAAAACAGTTAACGTTTGGCTAA
- a CDS encoding sigma-w pathway protein ysdB, with protein MLVILFQILMITAIIVIAYSLIKYTLKPERKLSKAQEKREFYFLDDEDNVRKNFFITYKGLMFEGEKYLEATSDSFDVTRIQMHTDAHTLKGFRYEDFHFLEEEIRIRYPQAVIEWNQPVKAFLKKSNPTNT; from the coding sequence ATGCTTGTGATTCTGTTTCAAATCTTAATGATCACAGCTATTATTGTTATTGCTTATAGCCTCATAAAATATACATTGAAACCAGAAAGAAAGCTCTCTAAGGCACAGGAGAAGCGCGAATTTTATTTTCTCGATGATGAAGATAACGTCAGAAAAAATTTCTTTATTACGTATAAAGGACTTATGTTTGAAGGGGAAAAATACCTTGAGGCTACTTCTGATTCCTTCGACGTCACCCGCATTCAAATGCATACGGATGCCCATACATTAAAAGGCTTTCGCTATGAAGATTTCCACTTTCTTGAGGAAGAAATTCGCATTCGCTATCCACAAGCTGTAATTGAATGGAACCAACCTGTAAAAGCGTTTCTAAAAAAATCAAACCCTACCAATACTTGA
- a CDS encoding cation acetate symporter, giving the protein MNAAVISLFLAIVALTLVITYFAAKRTKTASEFYTAGGGLTGWQNGLAIAGDYLSAASFLGIAGAIALFGFDGFFYSIGYLVAYLVVMFIVAEPLRNLGKYTLADMIHSRFDARKVRGVAAGSTITIVVFYMIAQLVGAGALIQLLFDIPYTWAVLLVGVMMTTYVLFGGMTATSWVQIVKATLLMIATVLISIMVLIQFNFNILEMFSTVSANEGSGFLNPGGQGRAPIDSISLMLALVLGTAGLPHILMRFFTVRDAKTARSSVVTATWIVGIFYLLTIFLGFGAAAFVGSEAIMEANPAGNMAAPLLAQELGGELFMSFVAAVAFATILAVVAGLVLSGASAFAHDVYGQIVKKGKATPKQEVVAARLASVTVAILSIVLALFAQNLNVAFLVALAFCVAASANLPVIVYTIYWKRFNTAGAITAMLSGLLSALFLVAVSPNVIRADGGAFITGEPLIDLTNPAIISVPIGFLGGIVGTFLSKERNEQKYAEVKVRANVGLKQAE; this is encoded by the coding sequence ATGAATGCAGCAGTTATCTCTTTATTTTTAGCAATCGTTGCGCTTACCCTAGTTATTACATATTTTGCGGCAAAACGCACAAAAACAGCAAGTGAATTTTATACAGCTGGTGGGGGATTAACAGGTTGGCAAAATGGACTTGCGATTGCAGGAGATTATTTGTCAGCGGCCTCGTTTTTGGGAATAGCAGGGGCCATTGCACTATTCGGCTTTGATGGGTTTTTCTATAGCATCGGTTATTTAGTAGCGTATCTTGTTGTCATGTTCATTGTCGCTGAGCCATTGCGTAATCTAGGTAAATACACGCTTGCGGATATGATCCACTCTCGCTTTGATGCTAGAAAGGTTCGTGGTGTTGCGGCTGGAAGTACAATTACCATCGTTGTTTTTTACATGATTGCACAGCTAGTAGGGGCGGGAGCACTCATTCAATTATTATTTGATATTCCTTACACGTGGGCAGTGTTATTAGTTGGAGTCATGATGACAACGTACGTATTGTTTGGTGGCATGACTGCAACGAGCTGGGTACAGATTGTAAAAGCAACACTTCTCATGATTGCAACGGTTCTCATTTCAATCATGGTGCTGATTCAATTTAATTTCAATATTTTAGAAATGTTTTCGACAGTTAGTGCCAATGAAGGATCTGGTTTTTTGAATCCTGGTGGTCAAGGGAGAGCACCGATTGATTCCATCTCACTAATGCTTGCATTAGTTCTTGGTACGGCGGGACTGCCGCATATCTTAATGCGTTTCTTTACAGTCCGAGATGCGAAAACTGCAAGAAGTTCTGTTGTGACCGCTACTTGGATCGTAGGGATTTTCTATCTATTAACCATTTTCTTAGGATTTGGTGCTGCTGCATTTGTTGGTTCAGAGGCCATTATGGAAGCAAACCCGGCTGGAAATATGGCGGCTCCGTTGTTAGCACAAGAACTTGGTGGTGAACTATTTATGTCGTTTGTAGCCGCTGTAGCTTTTGCGACAATTTTAGCGGTGGTTGCAGGACTCGTTTTATCAGGAGCTTCTGCTTTTGCTCACGATGTTTACGGACAAATTGTTAAAAAAGGCAAAGCGACGCCGAAGCAGGAAGTTGTTGCAGCAAGACTTGCATCTGTAACTGTCGCTATTCTTTCTATTGTGCTAGCCCTTTTCGCACAAAATTTAAATGTGGCGTTTTTAGTGGCATTAGCCTTTTGCGTAGCGGCGAGTGCGAATCTACCTGTTATTGTGTACACCATTTATTGGAAGCGCTTTAATACGGCTGGAGCAATTACGGCGATGCTGTCGGGATTACTGTCTGCTCTCTTTTTAGTCGCTGTTAGTCCAAACGTGATTCGAGCAGATGGTGGGGCTTTTATTACAGGTGAACCGTTAATTGACTTAACGAATCCGGCAATCATTTCTGTACCAATCGGCTTTTTAGGTGGAATTGTCGGTACATTCCTTTCAAAAGAACGGAATGAGCAGAAGTACGCTGAAGTGAAAGTTAGAGCAAACGTAGGATTGAAACAAGCAGAGTAA
- a CDS encoding DUF485 domain-containing protein, giving the protein MRKKQENYYEKVEKSPSFRQLMKEKKAFLIPSIIFFMIFYFSLPILAVYTDLLTGQVIGEITWAWVLAVAQFIMTWTLCILYVKKAARFDKLADKVIEENEEKERVSL; this is encoded by the coding sequence ATGAGAAAAAAACAGGAGAATTATTATGAGAAAGTTGAGAAAAGTCCTTCATTTAGACAGTTAATGAAAGAGAAAAAAGCATTCTTAATTCCTTCAATTATCTTTTTTATGATCTTTTATTTTTCTTTACCTATATTAGCTGTTTACACGGACCTTTTGACGGGACAGGTCATTGGTGAAATTACGTGGGCATGGGTGCTGGCTGTCGCGCAGTTTATTATGACTTGGACTCTTTGTATTTTATACGTGAAAAAAGCGGCTCGATTCGATAAACTTGCAGACAAAGTCATTGAAGAAAATGAAGAGAAAGAGAGGGTTAGCCTATGA
- a CDS encoding TVP38/TMEM64 family protein produces the protein MEGLLNDTLAYIEAAGWYAPMLFIILHIIRPILFLPVLLVTLAGGYVFGMFYGMIFSYAGLMGVSLTFYWLIERFPSIYEKLKGIKEKLFGSKGNVNIWQLLLLRIMPFVHFHALSFYVMEESKNYRDYVKTSAIINISPAVVYTAFGGLIHQLPLPGVVAFALFLLLFMFILRPKKHDDPIHTDDIEAPILQK, from the coding sequence ATGGAAGGCTTGCTAAATGATACTCTCGCCTATATTGAAGCTGCTGGATGGTACGCACCAATGTTGTTTATCATCCTTCACATTATACGTCCAATCCTTTTTCTACCTGTTTTACTCGTTACATTAGCCGGGGGCTATGTATTTGGCATGTTTTACGGGATGATTTTTTCATATGCTGGGTTAATGGGCGTGAGTCTGACCTTTTATTGGCTGATCGAGCGGTTTCCAAGCATCTATGAAAAATTAAAAGGGATTAAAGAAAAGCTTTTTGGTTCAAAAGGGAACGTGAATATTTGGCAACTACTACTACTACGAATTATGCCATTTGTCCATTTTCATGCACTATCATTCTATGTTATGGAAGAATCCAAAAATTATCGTGATTATGTAAAAACGTCGGCAATCATAAATATCTCACCTGCAGTTGTGTATACAGCGTTTGGAGGGTTAATTCATCAACTTCCACTTCCGGGAGTAGTGGCTTTTGCTTTATTTTTACTTTTATTTATGTTCATCTTACGTCCAAAAAAACACGATGACCCGATTCATACTGATGATATAGAGGCCCCGATACTGCAAAAGTAA
- a CDS encoding DUF1294 domain-containing protein, protein MIIYLSLLSVFTMLLMGMDKHNARNRKSRVPEKSLFLLALIGGSVGLLAGMYVFRHKTRKSGFKYGIPAIILIQIGIGLFIYSLL, encoded by the coding sequence ATGATTATTTATCTATCGCTGCTTTCGGTTTTTACAATGCTGTTAATGGGTATGGATAAGCACAACGCACGGAACCGAAAAAGTCGGGTACCAGAAAAAAGTCTGTTTTTATTAGCACTCATAGGCGGAAGTGTAGGTCTTTTAGCAGGCATGTATGTGTTTCGACACAAAACAAGAAAATCTGGATTTAAATATGGGATACCAGCAATCATCCTCATTCAAATAGGGATAGGGTTGTTCATTTACTCGTTATTGTAG
- the rplT gene encoding 50S ribosomal protein L20, with protein sequence MPRVKGGYVARRRRKKVLKLAKGYYGSKHTLFKSAQGQVMKSLQYAYRDRRQKKRDFRKLWITRINAAARMNGLSYSRLMHGLKLAEINVNRKMLAELAVNDEKAFAQLADQAKASLNN encoded by the coding sequence ATGCCAAGAGTAAAAGGTGGATATGTCGCTCGTCGTCGTCGTAAAAAGGTTTTAAAACTAGCTAAAGGATATTACGGTTCTAAACATACGTTATTTAAGTCCGCACAAGGACAAGTAATGAAATCACTTCAGTATGCATACCGTGACCGTCGTCAGAAAAAGCGTGACTTCCGTAAACTTTGGATCACACGTATTAACGCTGCGGCGCGTATGAATGGTCTTTCTTACAGCCGTCTTATGCACGGACTAAAGCTTGCTGAAATTAATGTAAACCGTAAAATGCTTGCTGAGCTAGCAGTAAATGATGAAAAAGCATTCGCTCAATTAGCAGATCAAGCAAAAGCTAGCTTAAATAATTAA
- the rpmI gene encoding 50S ribosomal protein L35: MPKMKTHRGAAKRFKKTGTGKLKRSHAFTSHMFRNKSQKQKRKLRKSAIVHSGDFKRIRQMLTYKKK, encoded by the coding sequence ATGCCTAAAATGAAAACTCACCGTGGCGCTGCAAAGCGTTTCAAGAAAACAGGAACTGGCAAGCTAAAGCGTTCACACGCGTTTACTAGCCATATGTTCCGTAACAAGTCTCAAAAGCAAAAGCGTAAGCTACGTAAGTCTGCGATCGTTCACTCTGGAGACTTCAAACGTATTCGTCAAATGCTAACATACAAGAAAAAATAA
- the infC gene encoding translation initiation factor IF-3, with the protein MLVNEGIRAREVRLIGANGDQIGVKSKHEALEMAQKVNLDLVCVAPNAKPPVCRIMDYGKYRYEQQKKEKEARKNQKIVTVKEVRLSPTIEDNDFNTKLKNARKFLEKGDKVKASIRFRGRAITHSQIGRDVLERLAKECEDVATIEARPKMEGRSMFLIMAPKAEK; encoded by the coding sequence ATGTTGGTCAATGAAGGGATTCGAGCTCGAGAAGTACGTTTAATTGGCGCTAATGGCGATCAAATTGGCGTGAAATCAAAGCATGAAGCACTGGAAATGGCGCAAAAAGTAAATCTTGACCTTGTCTGCGTGGCACCAAATGCGAAACCGCCTGTCTGCCGTATCATGGATTACGGAAAATACCGTTATGAGCAGCAGAAAAAAGAGAAGGAAGCGCGTAAAAACCAAAAAATTGTTACGGTTAAAGAAGTTCGTCTTAGTCCAACGATTGAAGACAATGACTTTAATACGAAATTAAAAAATGCGCGTAAATTTCTTGAAAAAGGCGATAAGGTAAAAGCTTCAATTCGTTTCCGCGGTCGTGCAATTACGCACTCTCAAATTGGGCGTGACGTACTAGAGCGTCTTGCAAAAGAATGTGAAGATGTTGCCACTATTGAAGCTCGTCCGAAAATGGAAGGGCGCAGCATGTTTCTCATTATGGCTCCAAAAGCGGAGAAATAA
- a CDS encoding ABC transporter permease, translated as MNIIENIKMAFSSIAAQKMRAILTTLGIIIGVAAVIMVVAIGQGAEQKLKEQMIGVENIRQVFFEPSEEDQMQNPNIWYGQQFTESDIEDIEQLSDVQAVVATAYDYRNLTVNEQESEAEILGTTMHYFDLYGYEAMDGALLTPIDFLAGTGKAVLSPSLAEMLFPYESPVGQSIKIGAYPIEIVGVLAPSESVLSYDSTQVIMPYETWKQVFFREGYSGLSIRSESVESAEWAVADTIHTLNTNHDTVDAYQSHDSSQYLEADAGITQIITIIIGGIAGISLLVGGIGVMNIMLVSVTERTKEIGIRKSMGATTGQIMLQFLVESVVLTFLGGMIGIVVGSVLVFLIGSGFNLDVALSVPVIVIASTFSVVVGIIFGILPANKAAKLNPVDALRYE; from the coding sequence GTGAATATTATTGAAAACATAAAAATGGCTTTTAGTTCAATCGCCGCTCAAAAGATGCGCGCTATTTTAACGACACTTGGAATTATTATTGGGGTTGCAGCAGTAATCATGGTTGTCGCAATTGGGCAAGGAGCTGAACAAAAGTTAAAAGAACAAATGATTGGCGTTGAGAATATTCGACAAGTTTTCTTTGAGCCTTCAGAAGAAGATCAAATGCAAAACCCGAATATATGGTATGGACAGCAATTTACAGAAAGTGATATTGAAGACATTGAGCAACTGTCTGATGTTCAAGCAGTTGTAGCAACAGCCTATGATTATCGAAATTTAACGGTCAATGAACAAGAGAGTGAAGCGGAAATTCTTGGCACAACGATGCACTATTTTGATCTTTATGGCTACGAGGCAATGGATGGAGCATTGTTAACACCTATTGATTTTCTAGCAGGAACAGGAAAAGCTGTTCTTAGCCCATCTTTAGCAGAGATGCTTTTTCCGTATGAGTCGCCAGTGGGGCAATCGATTAAAATTGGGGCATACCCCATTGAAATAGTTGGTGTATTAGCACCTTCAGAGAGCGTGCTTAGCTATGACAGTACACAAGTTATTATGCCCTATGAAACGTGGAAGCAAGTTTTTTTCCGGGAGGGTTATTCAGGGCTTAGCATCCGATCAGAATCTGTTGAGTCTGCTGAGTGGGCAGTAGCTGACACCATTCATACACTGAATACGAATCACGATACAGTAGACGCTTACCAAAGTCATGATTCTAGTCAATATTTAGAAGCAGATGCAGGCATTACACAAATTATTACAATCATTATTGGGGGAATCGCTGGGATTTCCTTGCTTGTTGGCGGCATTGGCGTTATGAATATTATGCTTGTATCGGTTACTGAACGAACAAAAGAAATTGGTATCCGTAAATCAATGGGTGCCACAACAGGGCAGATTATGCTACAATTTCTTGTCGAATCAGTTGTCTTAACCTTTTTAGGTGGAATGATAGGCATTGTTGTTGGAAGTGTTCTCGTGTTTCTAATTGGATCAGGCTTTAACTTAGATGTTGCTTTATCAGTCCCTGTGATTGTCATCGCTTCAACGTTTTCAGTTGTTGTAGGAATCATTTTCGGAATCCTTCCGGCAAATAAAGCTGCAAAACTGAACCCAGTTGATGCACTTCGTTATGAATAG
- a CDS encoding ABC transporter ATP-binding protein, whose protein sequence is MITLNQVTKSFRLGPTWSQVLAPIELTIDKGSFMSIMGPSGSGKSTLMNILGCLDKPTTGQYSLDEEIIGMQTPKQLARIRNRKIGFVFQQFHLLPRQSAWKNVELPLIYSGMKKKERKQRAFAALEKVGLADRVHYKPSSLSGGQKQRVAIARAIVNNPSLILADEPTGALDTKTSESIIQLLRELNQAGATVVIITHETEVAAKTDRIVYVRDGKLQEAAS, encoded by the coding sequence GTGATTACGTTAAATCAAGTGACGAAATCGTTTCGATTAGGTCCTACCTGGTCACAAGTACTTGCGCCAATCGAGTTAACGATTGATAAGGGCAGCTTCATGTCTATTATGGGGCCTTCTGGTTCTGGCAAATCAACGCTTATGAATATTCTAGGTTGTTTAGACAAGCCGACAACTGGTCAATATTCGTTGGATGAAGAAATCATTGGCATGCAAACGCCAAAACAACTTGCTCGAATTCGGAACCGAAAAATCGGCTTCGTGTTTCAACAGTTTCATTTACTTCCACGGCAATCAGCCTGGAAAAATGTTGAGCTTCCACTAATTTATAGTGGAATGAAGAAAAAAGAACGGAAGCAGCGAGCGTTTGCAGCGTTAGAAAAGGTCGGGTTAGCAGATCGCGTACACTATAAACCATCGTCTTTATCAGGGGGGCAAAAACAGCGTGTGGCAATTGCCCGGGCAATAGTAAATAACCCGTCATTAATTTTAGCGGATGAACCGACTGGTGCACTTGATACAAAGACAAGTGAGTCAATCATCCAACTGCTGCGAGAATTGAATCAAGCAGGTGCAACGGTCGTTATTATTACCCATGAAACGGAAGTTGCTGCGAAAACAGATCGCATCGTTTATGTTCGAGACGGGAAACTTCAAGAAGCTGCATCGTAA